A stretch of DNA from Triticum dicoccoides isolate Atlit2015 ecotype Zavitan chromosome 2A, WEW_v2.0, whole genome shotgun sequence:
TGTTAGGGTTTTTAGATCTTAGTATTTTTTTTAGGTGCAACATGGAATTACGCCACTGAGGCCTGGTTTGGCAGGCCGGGGCGGGCCAGAAATTTCAAAGATCATACTTTCTGGGCCGAAAGTTTCCCACTTACTAATTTATTTGGTAGACCGGGTTTTGCCCCGGGCCAGCCCGCCCCGATCCCAGATTTTCGTGCCGATTGAGCCCTTGAGGGACGCGCAGTTTATTCTCCTGCGCCGCAGCCACCTCCAGGACGCTGGCGTGCCCTGCCTTCTCCCCGGAGGTATTTTcttgccgcccctcccctcccgccaGCCGTTTCTCGCCACCGTCCCGCCATGGCTGCCAACACAGACCCCGGCGCCGGCGCGTTGTTCGGCTTCGACGCCGCCCTGGCGTACGCACCGCAACCGCCGAGCTCCGCCACGCCTTCTTGTTTTTTTTTAGTGTTGCGACGGCGCCCTGGCGTACGCACCGCAACCGCCGAGCTCCGCCACGCCTTCTTGTTTTTTTTAGTGTTGCGACGGCGCCCTGGCGTGCCGGAATCCTTTCACGCCCACTGTTTGCTGAGCTGCACTTGGTTCCAAAAGGAATTACTAGAGGAAGAGAAACATGAGAACTTACTGTTGCTAATTGTTTTCCCCTTCTTTTGTGCCAAGCCCTCTCCTATAGTCTTATTCCATCAGCAGTGGTACTGCATCACAAAGAGCATATACTGTATATCACAACTGAAAATTACTCAACAGCAGTTCAAAGGAAGTCCTGTTTGGCTGTCTgcgtcattagttacctttctatcTCATACTGTGAACTTGTGAAGACTATGCCccctgtcaagatcatgttcagtaCACTGTTTGTGTTATCATCTTCCTGCAAGAACTGGTGCTACTGGCGTAAAAAAGAACAGCGCAACTGCACCTGGACAGTTGATGTAGAGACAACATCATGTTTGCACTGGTTTACTCTGTATTTTCGTGTGAAATAGGATATATTCAGAATTCTAATAGTGAGTTTCTTTCATACCATTGATGCTGGAGCTTTCATGTGGTTTGGAGCTTGCCATGGAAGCATTCATAGCATAAATTTGTGCaagctactacctccgtcccataatataagaacgtttttcacactagtgtagtgtcaaaaacgttcttatattatgggacggagggagtagcattcaTCTTGAGCCCCTCGGACACAAACTTGTGCATTGTAGGGTGTCTTGCTTATGGTTTTGACCTAAATTACTTTGCTGTTGTTATGTTGACTATGAATTGAAAAAAGAACTTTAACATCTGATCACAATACTTAAGTTGATTTAAGTAGTGCTACTTGCTATATTTTTTATCCATATATCTAATCCAGGGCTGGCTTTAATTTGGTTTTTATATGTTTGGTAAGATAATCCAGTGAAGTCTAAATCCATAACTAATGCTTGAGGAAAACAATTATAAGTATATGCAAATGCATATCTGTTTGGCTATAAAATAGGTGTACCTTTTAACCATCCTTACCTAGCTGAAAAGGTTAATCCTTGGATTTTTACATCGTCCAGCTAAAAGTTTACAGAAGAAGCCAGCTATGAGGACTCCTGGTCATGCTAAGAAGGTAATTCGAATGGAACAACTGTCTTTTGTTCATCAGATATTGTTATCCTGATGGTTAGGTTTCAGAGAACTATACTTACTATAATTTTGTCACTGAGAACTTGTATGTCAGTATGTATTCACAACTACATTAACATTTTTGCAGGTGAAAAATGTGACGAATGATGCAATTGACGGCAAGCGGGGCATGATCTACATTCCAGACCAGAAGGTTTGTGTCTAAATTGTTTTATTAATAGTTCTGAAGTTTAAATTTAACCTATTGGTATGCTAATCCGCTTCATGTTTTATTTTACTGAAAGATTTCAAAATTGACCTTAACAAAAGACATAAAGGGTCTGAAGCGGGAGCGCCGTGACGCCAAGAAAAACAAGGGGCACTTGAAGAAGCAAAAGGTCAACCATGAGTGAATAATACAGTCATCATATATTGTCGAACATATTCTGTTTTTCATCATCAATATCATTAATGCTTGTTCCAGAGTTATTTTTAGTCTGCATTCGGTGTTGAGTTAGCTAGGTAGCTCTGTATCAACTTTTAGATACAATGATGATGGAACTTACGGTGCTATATGTCATGGTTCGTGTTCTTGGCCTTGGTCACCATAATATTGTCCATATTCTTTGGTTTCAATCATGTACAGCCTTTATCATCGATCAAAATAAAGTTTCACTATGCTTGTTTCAGATTTGATGTGACAAGTCGGCTAATTAACGTTTTGTATCAGTTCAAATGCTAACAAAGCTTGCTTCTACAGCTTAGTTATTTTTACTTTTTATGTGTCCTTTAATTAGATTTGTGTTGTATACTGTGTCCCACATTTGCTGAGATAAATCATCGATCTTCCAATTCTATAACAGTTTATGAAATCAGTCAACGTCCCACCCAGTACAGATTCCATTGCTGCCGGCAGCTAACGTTAACTCTGTTTCAACATTTTGTTTTcagctgaggaagaagaagaagcccgctcccAGGAGTGCAAAATGAAGGCGAGTGAAAGCCATGACTCAAGTGACACGCACCAGCTGAACCAATTGTCTCCTTAGCGTCTTAACATCGTCCGTAAAATTTAAGCTTTGTACTGGCTACCTTAAAGTCACTGCCGGGTTTAAACACCTTAATCATCACAGCGATCTTTTGAAAATAGTTTCTGCCAAATGCAAGGTCTTATGTATGggtctagtgtagtgtcaaaaacgctcttatattatgggacggagggagtagcattctTTTTCTTTTATGAGTAGATTTTTAATTGTAGTACTGCTATTTGCAGCATCTTATCTCAATATAGCAACCACTGCCTATGAAACAACAACCTTTGTAGAAAGGGGATTGTTGATGGGAGAGGATTGCGGATGAGAGCGAAAATTGGGGATTTTTACATTAAAGCAAGCTTGATTACTAGCCATCGTTGGGCATTTCGCCTGGTACAAAGCTCCGCGACTAGTGTTGGAATTTCAGTTCAAACCAAGGATGATCAGCACAGCAGCTACAACCTTGGGCATACAACCTTGGTGCTTGAGGTACTAGTCGGCAGCTACTTTTTACTTTCAGCTGGTACGAGTGATTAGGTGAGTGCTTTAAGCATTCACATACACTTTGTCAAGTCATCCATCTGTGCCTAAGCCGAGCACACAGATCATAACCTGATTCACTGCATCATCCTTCATATAATATGCAGCTACGTTCTGTCTTTTCCCATCATCCATAATCTTGAGTATAATGTGCATCTACGTTCTTTCTCTTCCTGCTGTCGTCTAGTACACGAGATGCGTGAAACAGGGCACGAGTAGCAGTAGCTTCTCTTACGTATAGCCGTAGTTCCGTAGCAGAATCAGCAAATTTTGGCAGATGTTGCTTTGCTCCCTGCCAATCACAAGTTCACAACAGACGCATCAGTGTACTTCAGCACAACCCTCAAACTCTGGATATACACCTGATGAATTCTGTCACAAAAACGAGAAATAGTAATTTATAAACCGATTGAACTCGCGCAGACGCTCTGGTGCTTCTCCTTGGCGAGCCAGGCATTTTTTTTGTGGGTAATAGTGCAGTACCTATCAATTCTGAGAGTCCGGCCACGGTTCTCTGCTGGTGACGGAGGAAGAGGTCCCTGTAGAGCCACTCTTCTTTTATCTTACTTTTGAATGTTGTgagagcaagtataataaggtgACATAAGCAGGCTGTAAGGATTTAAATATTATATTGGTGTTGATCGGAAAAGAgaaaaggagagagaagagaagcggatgtaGACTTACAGCCGGCTGTATCACAAGCTCCAAGAAACTTTGTGAGAGTGGAAGATGGATCCTATGTTGACAAAGTAGTACTTTCTTATAACCAATTATTATACGTGTTGGCTATTACATTAATTATAAATGACATGGCAATGTG
This window harbors:
- the LOC119358862 gene encoding ribosome production factor 2 homolog codes for the protein MRTPGHAKKVKNVTNDAIDGKRGMIYIPDQKISKLTLTKDIKGLKRERRDAKKNKGHLKKQKLRKKKKPAPRSAK